A window of the Plasmodium knowlesi strain H genome assembly, chromosome: 2 genome harbors these coding sequences:
- a CDS encoding thrombospondin-related sporozoite protein, putative → MWTNSLTSFFLLCLISAHLNFFFGQDNHSLGGHLTTDRIAHNEPALRNRMLQEAKPYCDQWTEWSDCSKSCGMGVKMRVRTSSQKEHSRECSNIKETAVCFNDNCAELMGARERDEKEQRENEIRNTRRKYLLIFGIFSAINIVILLVCVIMSIKRKVI, encoded by the exons ATGTGGACGAACAGCTTAACCTCGTTTTTCTTGCTTTGCTTAATAAGCGCACACCTGA ATTTTTTCTTCGGGCAAGACAACCACTCCCTGGGAGGACACCTTACGACAGATAG AATTGCACACAATGAGCCCGCATTACGAAATCGTATGCTCCAAGAAGCCAAGCCTTACTGCGACCAGTGGACAGAATGGTCCGATTGTTCAAAGTCCTGTGGCATGGGAGTTAAAATGAGGGTTCGAACGAGCAGCCAAAAGGAACACTCCCGAGAATGCTCCAACATTAAGGAAACTGCAGTTTGCTTCAATGACAATTGCGCAGAATTGATGGGAGCAAGAGAACGAGACGAAAAGGAgcaaagagaaaatgaaataagaAATACTAGGCGAAAGTATCTGCTAATTTTTGGCATCTTTTCAGCCATAAACATAGTCATACTGCTCGTATGTGTAATTATGTCCATCAAGAGAAAAGTCATCTAA
- a CDS encoding StAR-related lipid transfer protein, which translates to MILKKSKLLALSLLLALVEYVCRDGRRKWMSLLTSWEVASFDGSNVILNENRRGKYVHIFPRKNASHFARNMTMYRQKERRERNVVCIVPSDISRNRILHEQVEEENESVVREINGNDVNVSGNSDNANDIAEYEETIKGQASTQEELPQQSVGTKVSPLIEKDTIDHYLDVCTRIRNKTFSLENCEIFYKSPEVTLYKNILEDKSETRYDLIGYGTLDDVSLYGGSQALNNIDIIKEWNKNIYKINYLKLNKTSILEKFKDGQKIDPSKYILQNEHLRENRRYIYLINGLPWPFKSQDTVYEFYQKYIEDQNILLVANKSVNNVFTDSSYYTRIRDYENFFCLYPKNKNSYEKGLDYVISVYYDVNIPKFIRNNILGQIFPALIFDLHKSSKELTEKGLSLSSEEINKNQLPFQMDNFSSEDGAGGLAGMDGQVAKSPFFGSTVLRVIFVDPFYFIWTTNVNFFKKIYVIVTSIF; encoded by the coding sequence atgattttaaaaaaaagcaaactgCTTGCACTCTCCCTCCTGTTGGCCCTCGTGGAGTATGTATGCCGAGATGGACGACGCAAATGGATGAGTCTGCTTACGAGCTGGGAAGTCGCCTCGTTTGATGGAagcaacgttattctaaacGAAAACAGGAGGGGAAAGTATGTCCACATATTCCCGCGAAAAAATGCCTCGCACTTTGCAAGAAATATGACCATGTACAGacaaaaggagagaagagaaaggaaTGTAGTGTGCATCGTACCCAGTGATATTTCCCGCAACAGAATATTGCACGAACaggtagaagaagaaaacgaatCTGTTGTCAGAGAAATAAACGGAAATGATGTAAACGTGAGCGGGAACTCAGATAATGCAAACGATATAGCTGAATATGAGGAGACAATAAAGGGACAAGCAAGCACACAGGAAGAATTACCACAACAGAGCGTAGGAACCAAGGTAAGTCCCCTCATCGAAAAAGATACAATAGATCATTATCTAGATGTATGTACAAGAATAAGAAACAAAACCTTTTCTTTGGAAAATTgcgaaattttttataagtCACCTGAAGTAACTCTTTACAAAAACATTTTAGAAGATAAAAGTGAAACAAGGTATGATCTCATAGGCTATGGAACTCTGGATGATGTGTCTCTCTACGGAGGTAGTCAGGCACTCAACAATATCGACATTATAAAAGAGTGGAacaaaaacatatataaaattaacTACCTCAAGTTGAATAAAACGTCGATATTGGAAAAATTTAAGGATGGGCAGAAAATTGATCCCTCAAAATATATACTACAAAATGAACACCTCAGAGAAAATCgaagatatatatatctaaTTAACGGACTCCCTTGGCCTTTCAAGAGCCAAGATACAGTATATGAATTTTATCAGAAGTATATAGAAGATCAGAACATTCTCCTTGTTGCCAACAAATCTGTGAACAATGTTTTTACCGATAGTAGTTACTACACACGTATACGTGATTACGAGAATTTTTTCTGCCTCTACCCAAAGAACAAAAACTCATACGAGAAAGGACTAGATTATGTAATCTCCGTTTATTATGATGTTAACATTCCAAAGTTTATCCGAAATAATATTCTGGGTCAGATTTTTCCTGCTCTCATCTTCGACCTACACAAGTCTTCCAAGGAACTTACTGAGAAGGGACTATCGTTGTCCagtgaagaaataaacaagaaTCAGCTCCCTTTTCAGATGGATAATTTTTCCTCTGAGGATGGCGCTGGTGGATTGGCGGGAATGGATGGTCAGGTAGCCAAGTCCCCTTTCTTTGGCTCCACCGTCCTCCGCGTCATCTTCGTGGACCCCTTCTACTTCATTTGGACCACCAatgtcaattttttcaaaaaaatttacgttATCGTTACCAGCATCTTCTGA
- a CDS encoding parasite-infected erythrocyte surface protein encodes MARFLLALVGLFFWSSCQHINASERSTNSRNNEMYVSPVHSFSSPFTVDDLSKGWILNYSTASTNKYLVLIPNVYNRRGFLYHRKPILSDTINIEFSFHIRKQVYKEHIDESYYKNEQVKEAIYKNSTEEKDKINGFAFWLLPNEFSFPSVNSHEGVQLEEGEFGLYGYKNNFNGIGVGFQLRGNDLAISGFINNGKKNINMKENTTKSYNLSLLTMDDLIYVKLTTQKNEMRVYLFNARNNSYIHSLTVKKQIPKENYIGFSAFNYKENEQMTNTNVEKYVPTFVGITHVSISSSDLFSDTEQGEYSGHETDSVVGNVEENIKNHPSDSLNGMDYSHFNQVEALKSLTDTLNKFMSYQKSSEKKIQQSLNMLHESLLFLQAEIKQVKKNVVSKAEDPKHFQKIFTTELSGLKSLFHSHAQHSKKNIEDITDRLTKRINENQELKLLAEKAQKLETIINKGNNTSYIFSFAFAVLIILTLILIYKKIRDVEKKHIL; translated from the coding sequence ATGGCGAGGTTTCTGTTGGCCCTTGTTGGGCTGTTTTTCTGGTCCTCATGCCAGCACATAAACGCGTCGGAGAGATCAACCAACAGTAGAAACAATGAGATGTACGTCTCGCCCGTGCACTCGTTCAGCTCGCCCTTCACCGTGGACGACCTGAGCAAGGGGTGGATCCTCAACTACTCCACAGCTAGCACAAACAAGTACCTGGTGCTAATCCCAAACGTATATAACCGAAGGGGGTTCCTCTACCACAGAAAGCCCATCCTTTCAGATACCATCAACATCGAGTTCAGTTTCCACATAAGAAAGCAAGTGTACAAAGAACATATAGACGAAAGCTACTACAAAAATGAGCAAGTAAAAGAAGCAATATATAAAAACTCCACCGAAgagaaggacaaaataaatggttTCGCCTTTTGGCTATTACCCAATGAGTTTTCCTTTCCAAGTGTAAATTCTCATGAAGGGGTTCAACTGGAAGAAGGGGAATTTGGACTCTAtggatataaaaataattttaatggCATCGGTGTTGGTTTCCAATTACGTGGAAACGATTTAGCCATATCTGGATTTATtaacaatggaaaaaaaaatatcaacatGAAGGAGAACACGACAAAGAGTTATAACCTGAGTCTACTGACCATGGATGACTTGATCTATGTAAAATTAACGACacagaaaaacgaaatgcGTGTTTATTTGTTCAATGCCAGGAACAACAGTTATATCCACAGCCTAACGGTGAAGAAGCAGATACCAAAGGAAAATTACATCGGATTCAGTGCATTCAATTATAAAGAGAATGAGCAAATGACCAACACAAATGTAGAGAAGTACGTGCCCACCTTCGTAGGCATCACACACGTTTCAATTTCTAGTAGCGACCTTTTCTCCGATACAGAGCAGGGGGAGTACTCAGGACATGAAACGGATTCAGTTGTTGGAAACGtggaggaaaacataaaGAACCACCCTAGTGATAGCCTTAACGGAATGGACTATAGCCATTTCAATCAAGTGGAAGCGCTCAAGTCTCTAACCGATACACTGAATAAATTCATGTCCTACCAAAAAAGtagcgagaaaaaaattcagcaGAGCCTTAACATGCTCCACGAGAGTCTACTTTTTCTACAAGCAGAGATAAagcaagtgaaaaaaaatgtcgtgAGCAAAGCTGAAGACCCCAAGCATTTtcagaaaattttcacaacAGAGTTGAGTGGGCTGAAAAGTTTATTTCATTCACATGCACAACATAGTAAGAAAAATATCGAGGACATTACAGACAGGTTGACAAAACGGATTAATGAGAACCAGGAGTTAAAGCTCCTCGCGGAGAAGGCACAGAAGCTCGAAACCATCATCAACAAGGGTAACAACActtcgtacattttttcgtttgcaTTTGCTGTTCTCATTATTTTAACTCTAATTTTGATATACAAAAAGATTAGAGATGTCGAGAAAAAGCATATTTTGTGA